In one Methanobrevibacter arboriphilus genomic region, the following are encoded:
- a CDS encoding AIR synthase-related protein → MDIEGFVRDKLAKQDNSKNQDEKSLENLLANIIMEYKDINHENAILMAQSVIDEVQTTLNIETSNDLFLKDIINIPKSEIAMGEMGVGSRGAGDFFVHRKIAEIVASTKSSSLVNPEAQDDGGVVKSPVSGSKDDKDVYITTAVDGIHSRLSEYPFLGGFHVTRASLRDVCVMGAEPVAIISDLHLADDGDVGKLFDFTAGVATVSELIDVPIVAGSTLRVGGDMVLGDRLVSAVGSIGVSKYPPTARKRAESGDVILLTEGSGGGTITTTAIYNGFFDVVWETMDIGFIKASNALVKDDLVKDVHAMTDVTNGGLRGDAHEISSTTGLGLEFYQDDIRNMVTPKVLSMLETLDIDPLGVSIDSLMIVAPEDVAKKVKNSVESVGVKIAEIGTVDNTGIPRMINSDGKEEILEPLFREAAYTKIKKLVGETTPEDFEIMKEKVQKAADNSIKKKERVIDYIKNNS, encoded by the coding sequence ATGGATATAGAAGGATTTGTACGGGATAAATTAGCTAAACAAGATAATTCGAAAAATCAGGATGAAAAATCTCTTGAAAATCTATTAGCTAATATAATAATGGAATATAAAGATATAAATCATGAAAACGCGATTTTAATGGCTCAAAGTGTTATTGATGAAGTTCAAACTACTTTAAATATTGAAACATCTAATGATTTATTTCTGAAAGACATTATTAATATTCCTAAATCAGAAATTGCAATGGGTGAAATGGGAGTTGGTTCCAGAGGAGCAGGTGACTTTTTTGTTCATAGAAAAATAGCTGAAATTGTAGCTAGTACAAAATCTTCTTCTCTTGTAAACCCTGAAGCTCAAGACGATGGAGGGGTTGTTAAATCTCCAGTATCTGGATCTAAAGATGATAAAGATGTTTATATTACTACAGCAGTTGATGGAATCCATTCTCGTCTTAGTGAATATCCTTTTCTTGGAGGATTTCATGTAACTAGGGCATCTTTAAGAGATGTTTGTGTCATGGGTGCAGAACCAGTAGCTATAATAAGCGATCTTCATTTAGCTGATGATGGTGATGTTGGTAAATTGTTTGATTTTACAGCAGGAGTAGCTACAGTTTCTGAACTAATTGATGTTCCTATTGTCGCTGGGAGTACTCTTCGTGTTGGAGGAGATATGGTACTTGGAGATAGGCTTGTTAGTGCTGTAGGTTCTATAGGAGTTTCAAAATATCCTCCAACAGCTAGAAAAAGAGCTGAATCAGGTGATGTAATACTTCTTACCGAAGGTTCTGGTGGAGGAACTATCACAACAACAGCTATTTATAATGGTTTTTTTGATGTTGTTTGGGAAACTATGGACATTGGATTCATTAAAGCTTCTAATGCTCTTGTCAAAGATGATTTAGTTAAAGATGTTCATGCTATGACTGATGTTACAAATGGTGGTCTTAGAGGAGATGCTCATGAGATTTCATCTACAACAGGATTGGGATTAGAGTTTTATCAAGATGATATTAGAAACATGGTCACTCCAAAGGTTCTTAGCATGCTTGAAACATTAGACATAGATCCCCTTGGTGTTTCAATTGATTCATTGATGATAGTTGCTCCTGAAGATGTAGCTAAAAAAGTAAAAAATTCTGTCGAGTCTGTTGGAGTTAAAATTGCTGAAATTGGTACTGTAGATAATACTGGTATTCCAAGAATGATAAATTCTGATGGAAAAGAAGAAATTCTTGAACCACTTTTTAGAGAGGCAGCATATACAAAAATTAAAAAGTTAGTAGGTGAAACAACTCCAGAAGATTTTGAAATAATGAAAGAAAAAGTTCAAAAAGCAGCTGATAATTCAATTAAGAAAAAAGAAAGAGTTATCGATTATATAAAAAATAATTCTTAG